The DNA sequence GGAATCCAACAAATATTGATTGTTGACATAAAAAAATGTGtggaaattttaaatttttggcAACTTCTTCCTGTATTAGTCATTTTAGATAGCCCCAATTTTCAGTCTTTTTTTATGATTCCttggtaatatttttttattatttttcataataaattttaaaaatttatttatttttataatttttaaattaaatattaattttaattctttttaacAAATTAGATACTATTTTTTAAGTACAATAACAATTACTTTTATTTgcttaaaaaataaagaatacaatattttttttgttctaaataataataagaatacaATATTCAACcgtttgttttaaaaaaaattaatttatttttgaaaattatctttaaaaatatgttattttaaaaatttaaaatttaatttatcccaaaaatttattcttacaaaaaattattgtggtcaaatttaaaatttttattgttattctaGAAGCAACAATGAATATGTATAgaaaaacatatttaaaattattttttaaaaatattaaaaattatttttattacctTTTGAGAGTGTTTAAAGAAAGAATGTAACTTTTATGTTCTGTGAATATAAAAGAAGTTTACAACTATTATTATGTAATATTGTAAAAGAATggataagttgaattgaatgatagtaaaaattttaaatttttatttattaaaaagtatataaaatttaaaattttaatatattttttgtcagATCTAACAACATGAATACATGTCACACGATAAAGGGTATATTCATTTCATTTCATACATAATTATTACAGAAATAgagataatttttattttacataaACCGCTATACTCAACAGTAGTTTATGTAACCTACAAATTCTTCTAAAACTGCTATACCTCTAACTATTTTTGTTAAGCTCGTTTCTCCAGTTAATTCACGTTATCCTATAGCAGATTGCGTTCAATTTGAAAACCGCTACACCTATAGCGGCTTATGTATATACAAAAAAGTTGTATAACTGTATTAAAAAGTTgtaatttgataaatttaaagtctaatcaatttatttgaataactTGCACCAAATAGATGACACTTATAATGCTTTCTAGTAAATATACAATATTTATTAACACtttaaaatattacaaaattttaaaaagaccACAATCTTTTATATTCTGACAatattgttatttttgtttttctaaattcaaatcattgtcaaatagtaaaaaaagagaaattttaaaataaaaaatacctactaatttaaaataataaaaaaaataaaataatttaatttatactaAATTTTTGCCGACCTTAAATTAATATTCACtaatttagaatttataaactaatttttttaaaaaaccaaaTACATatcactaaaccctaaacccttaaacataaattctaaattctaaatcaCAACCTTAAGATtcaaaattctaaatcctaacgCATAACTTCTCAATCATAAACCATTATAACATATCATAAACTCTAACCACAAATCCAAAATGCCTCCATCATAATCTAAACTATAAATTCTAAACTACAAACTCTAAACACTTAATACTagataaaaaatactaaataaataacttttaaaCATTAAACCTTAAACCTCTCAACTTATTTATAAATTCTAGTCCATAATTCTAAACTTTAAACACTTAaccttttaaatttaaacagaaactataataataataataataataataataataataataataataataataataataataagtgtAATAGTTGTAAAAATGTTGTCAATATTAAAAGATTGGGATACTAAAGAAGGAGGAGATACATGTTAGATGTTACTTTGTTGTTGGAGTGTGGAAGATTGATGGTGGAGCGACGATAAATAAATTACAATGATGCTTAACAAAAAACTCTACGAGATTTGTTAGACTGATTTATCAcaactttttttataaaaataaattatttttggtcTGAATACTATTTACCTGCACAAATCATCaacataaaatttatttcaataaaaatttatttttgtatatttattagaaaaaaactataagtattatttttgttcgtatattttttatttttagtattaaaaataaaaaatttttgttttatataaaaaatttaaattttatattttaatatatttattattatgtattaaaatcaaagtatttaaaaaaattattttaataaatacattaaaattttttgatgtaggaataaaaataaaaattttactattataaattattataataaaatttttattttaattcatacaTATTTAATATGTAAATGCTGTGCATAGTAACCTAAATTGAGTTTGGctaattcgatttatatagatTTGTTTAAAATAGACATGTAACCAATTTCTATTCATGATATCTGCATAATTTTAGCTGTCAatcaatttattaatataaattatttttatttttaaatttaatatatatatatatatattcttttaattttattttttaaaaaattcactattcttttaaatttttaaattgattcgTTAATTACTTTgcatttactatgcttttcaatttttttataaaaacaaatGAATAACCAACTTATTTCACGTgtctctaaaaaaaattaaaaatattttaatctaCAATTTAGGATCCAATACATGTGAGAGAAACATGTGTGTATCTTTCAGCATTTGAACCCTATAAATAGGATCCTTCGTTATAATTCTTATTCGATAAAACATACACACAATACTCTATCCCCTTCTGATTATAACTCTTATTCATAGTGTTTTTTATATGCATGAATTAGTTGAAAGGAACATAGGAACACAGAAATGATCACAGAAATATCATTTGCTTCTAATTTAAGTTCAGAAAGTTGTTTCTTTTAAAAATCCAGGACTGATGGCAATTTCTACTGTTCAGACTGACAAGGTTAACACTTTGGATACCAACAAGTCTTCAAAGtctaattttctttctttcattggAGCACATGAGATTTTCATGCCACTGGTAATTGAATAccttcttcttgttgttgtcattatatatataacatatgTATTTGTTCATCTTAGCTTCTACTCATTATTAGTTATAGCATATGTATTTGCGTCCCAACAAACATGGCTCTTTGTTTTCTAGTTCCAAATCCCTTTTTATGTGTCTGCAACAATTGTTTTGGGATATCAACATGCTTTTTTAAAAGGGCTtttgtcatttttttaataaaaaattatactgtATTACTGTCTCTAAGATTAATATAACAAAGGAtgacattttattttattttcttcttgttcCAGGCATGGGTGGCAGCGCTGAGAGAGCTAGTTCTCAACTGCATGTTAATGTTTATGCAAACAGGCTCAATAATGGGCTGCTTGGACTCAAATGAAGTTGTTGCTATTAAACACAATTCCATAGTAGAAGACTTGTTGCTATTAAATAAATTAGACTTTGAAGACTTGTTGGTATCCAAAGTGTTAACCTTGTCAGTCTGAACAGTAGAACTTGCCATTAGTCCTGGATTTTTAAAAGGAACAACTCTCTGAACTTAAAGTAGAAGCACATGATATCTAGTTTATGTGTTCTTATGCAAATATATATAATGAGAATGTTTGGTCACTTGGTGGCTTGGTGCCATTTAACAGAGTTTAGCTTCTCTTTAACCTTTTTCGCTCAGAACAAATCTAATTCTTGTATGCATTCGGTAAATTTGCTGCGTGAATGTCTAAGACAGATCCATAGTTTTCTGCCAAAATTCTTATAGCAACGTAATCCATGCACAACAGACTCGTCAATGTCTATGACATGGATAGGTTCTCCTTGCTTGGAATAATATTTGTCACTAGCCACAGACAACAAGATATGGTTTGTAGTTTTCTTAGATATGAATTTCTTAtattattttcaacaaaaattttagaTGAATTCAACATAGTTATTCCATCAAAGGATAAGACATAGGTCATTTACTAAAAGAGCCCTCATATTAGTACAAAAGATAAAGTAAGGTCTTGCAATAGTGATATTGTTAAATATTTCATATCTGTTTCTGGATATACGAAATATGTTAGTCCTGATTTATTCAGTGAACAAAGCCAAATTCTTGGATCTAAGTAAGTATCCAAGCAATGAACTGAATGAAGTAACCAGTGTTATCATCATGGCTTCTCAAGATACTTAAGAGGCATATataactcatcatcatcatcaacaacaacTTTTTTCCACTAGATAGAATTGGCTACATGGATGAAACAACGTCATTGAATCTTATTAtgtatcatatcttttatctttgaCCACTTCATATATGATCTTTTTAAGTCTTCTTCTACTTTTTATTTCATGTGtgtcttccatctcatccaccttCCTAATTTGATGTTATGTCAATCCTCTCCTCACATCTCCAAATCATTTGAGAGTTGAGATGAGATTCTATAATCTTTTCAACAAGGCGGCACATATCATCATGTGAAGAAAACCATACCTTATTTAAGATAATAGATATATTAATTATAGCTATTTATCCAATTCAGTCAAAGACCTTGCACTAGATTTGGAGATTATATCTTGGGTATATAGTTATACAGAAAAGATACTAAGATAGGACTTGATAGCTTCACCTGACCAAATTCCTCGCAAACTGCAATTGCTAAGATTTGAACATGCCTTacattttttag is a window from the Arachis stenosperma cultivar V10309 chromosome 3, arast.V10309.gnm1.PFL2, whole genome shotgun sequence genome containing:
- the LOC130970753 gene encoding uncharacterized protein LOC130970753, with translation MAISTVQTDKVNTLDTNKSSKSNFLSFIGAHEIFMPLAWVAALRELVLNCMLMFMQTGSIMGCLDSNEVVAIKHNSIVEDLLLLNKLDFEDLLVSKVLTLSV